The genome window CCATTTCTAGAAACAGGGTGCATTCCGATTGCTGGTTTATCAATCATTACATGGCCCATTATTGTTGTTGGACATATTGCAATGGCAATCTTGTCTAGCATTTTCATAGGATTGTATGGAGCAGTAATAGTGTATCAGGTATGCTTAAAtctgtatttatttttttggcttTGCTAAAGTTTTTTCCTTTAGGCTTTGAATGGCTATCGTCTGTTTTACAGGAACGTTCTTTTCGAAGAGGTCTTGCTTATGTTATTGCAATGGTTGCTGAATTTGACGAATACACCAACGACTGGCTATATCTTCGTGAAGGTTCTATTATCCCTAAGTAAGCATTTCTGTTTTTTTGTTGCCCTTGGATACTAACATGTATACATATCCGGCCAATTTAGGCATAGAGCGTGTGGACGAATGCGGTAGATATTCTGACATTTTCATGCATCCAGGCCCCAATACAGAAAAAAGAAATCTCCTCATTTAGACTCATCAAACCAAGCTATTGGTGGCCGACCTATTAGCTCTGCTATCAAAGAGGCACCTCCAATTCTTATGGAAAAGTTATTACCGTCAAGATCAGTCAAGGAGACAATTAAAGAAGTGAAAATGGTCCAGGTAGGCTTTTAATAGTTTTGGATAAGATCAATGCCTACCTTTGTCCTGTTCTCAAATCTTTAAGTTCATTATATGCGAGTTAATTTAGACATAGCAGTATGATACATTGCTACTTGATCAGCAAGTGCTTATGGTTGTAAAATTATCGGTTATCAGAGTTATCTGATCATGACCATGTGTTTTTCCGAAAACTGGTGCAGGTGTGGGAGAATATGATGAGATCAAAAGAACTGCGGGGTAAGGAACTAGTGGATGCTAATCTAATAACTGTTGCTGACCTTTATGATTGGTTGAATGCAAAGAATAGCGAAGAAGGCGCTGTTATTGGCATTGGACTCCCTTGTTACTCATTTTATTGCACGATTGTTAACTCAATAAAATCCGGGTCAGCAGGTATaatgatttttgatgattttgagaTTAATGATCTGAATCGACCCCAAGATAAATTAGTAGACTGGTTTCATCAACCGGTAATGGTTCTCAAGGAACAAATCAGGGGCATGGAAGAGAGTGAATTGAAGTACTTGGAGAAATATCTTTTGTTTGGAAACGATCATAAACGAATGGAGGCATGGGATAATGGCGGTGTGATGCCACATGATGCGGTTAAAGCTGCTCGACTTGAGGGAATTGCTAGAAGGTATGTCCTATGTGTTAGTGTTGATTGTTCCTTGTGCAAATCTATAGTGATTCACTAGCAGTACAGAACAGAAGTAAAAGTAGTTAAGACTTCAAATGATCACCACTAAGTACAAAACTATACAAGTTACAATATTTGTGAATGCatgtttttgcaaaaatatattGTGCAGATGCTTCTCAATTCACAGCAGTATCTATTTAAGATAGATCACACCTCAGCAGACAT of Daucus carota subsp. sativus chromosome 3, DH1 v3.0, whole genome shotgun sequence contains these proteins:
- the LOC108213653 gene encoding uncharacterized membrane protein At3g27390-like; its protein translation is MLKVAVLLVLPALFAIWVAFGIATSVLIGLGYGFLNPWISAFEAFRHEQTNEYQKFYYCLVDGTWETIQGSCTMVQDFADLCYHSYHVHLKELQESTSEEDLHPLRLIHIPGCIIVGILGLLVEIPSYAVIAIVKSPLLLLKGWHRLTHDLLHREGPFLETGCIPIAGLSIITWPIIVVGHIAMAILSSIFIGLYGAVIVYQERSFRRGLAYVIAMVAEFDEYTNDWLYLREGSIIPKPQYRKKKSPHLDSSNQAIGGRPISSAIKEAPPILMEKLLPSRSVKETIKEVKMVQVWENMMRSKELRGKELVDANLITVADLYDWLNAKNSEEGAVIGIGLPCYSFYCTIVNSIKSGSAGIMIFDDFEINDLNRPQDKLVDWFHQPVMVLKEQIRGMEESELKYLEKYLLFGNDHKRMEAWDNGGVMPHDAVKAARLEGIARRMVGLVKSTSKFPTYRRKLRQVVKSLVIHALAKEGGPTPTGQVTNMPASAKQGASDELV